Sequence from the Catenuloplanes indicus genome:
CCAGGTGGCCGACGAGCGGGATGTGTTCCCGGATCAAATGCTCCTGCTCGTGGGCGGTGGCGACGTTCGCGGCGGTGGCCGCGGCGACGGCAGTCATGGAGGTTCCCCCTCAGGCGTAGGCCCGCGCTCGCGCGAGCTGTTCACCGTGAACAAGAGAAACTCTCTGTTACTCAGGGTGCCGTGTCCGTGACTTACGGTTGCCATTTGGTTGCATCCGGCCCGGAATCCTCAGGTCAAAACGTCTCAGGGGCGGGGTGCAGCTGCCGACCTGCAAGGACGAACAGGGGACATCGTCCGGCAGGCGGAGGCACGCGTGAGCTTGATCGAACTGTCCAGCGTCCTGTGGCGTACCCGGGAGCTGATGGAGCTGCTGCTCTTCAAGCTCGAAGAGGAGCAGGTACTGCTCGCCTCCGGCCGCTCGCGGTGGCTCGCGCACGCGACCCGTGAGGTCGAGATGGTCCTCGAACAGATGCGTGAGACCGAGGTCATCCGCGCCGCCCACGCGCAGGCGGCCGCGGTCGAGCTCGGGCTCTCGCCCGAAGCCAGCCTGGGGGAGATCGCCGACGCGGCGGCCGCGCCGTGGAGCGACCTCCTCCATGAACACCGTAAGTCATTTCTGACGCTGACCGCGGAGATCAGCGGTCTTGCCGCCACCAACCGTGACCTGCTCTCAGCCGGGCAGCGCGCCGCGCGCGAGACCATGATGATCATCGCCGGTTCCGTCGAGACCTACGGCCCGCAGGGTCAGTCCGTGTCCGTCGGCCACCGTGCCCGCCTAGTGGATGAGGCGATTTGATGGCGAGTACCTTCTCCGGCATCACCACCGCGCTCAGCTCGCTCTACGCTCAGCGCCGGGCGCTGGACGTGGCGGGCCAGAACATCGCGAACGCGAACACCGAGGGATACACCCGGCAGCGCGTGCAGATGACGTCGGCCAGCGGCAACACCATGCCGACCATGTGGTCGACCTCGGACGGCATCGGCAACGGCGTCGCGATCTCCGACATCCGCCGTACCCGGGACGAGTTCCTGGAGGGACGCGGGCGCGAGGAGCGCGCGAACATCTCGTACCTGACGAACCAGAAGCAGCAGTTCGTCACGATCGAGAACACGTTCGCGGAGCCGAGCGACACCGCGCTGCAGCACCAGCTCGGCGAGCTGTGGGGTGCGTTCGGCGACGTGGCCAACAACCCGAACGACAAGGCGATCCGCACCGCGCTGATCCAGCAGGGCAACACCGTGGTGGACGGCATCCACTCCGCCTACAACGCGCTCGGCGCCCAGTGGAAGGCGAACCGCGACCAGGCCGACGCGCTGGCCACCGAGGTCAACACGCTGGCCAAGAACATCGCGCAGCTGAACACCACGATCCAGCGCGCCACCGCGGCCGGCCTGCCGGTCAACGAGATGGCCGACCAACGCGACGTGCAGCTGATGAAGCTCTCCGAGTTGACCGGCGCGACCGCGTCGATCCAGGCCGACGGCACCGCCGCGGTCTACCTCGGCGGCTCCGGCCTGGTGCAGGGCGTCACCGCCCGGGAGATCCGGGTGACCGGCGCGGACCGGTTGCAGAACCAGACCGGCGACCCGGCCAACAGCGTGGCCGTGCGGTGGGCCGACTCCGGCACGCCGGCGCAGGTCGGCGGCACGCTCGCGTCGATCCAGGACACGCTGGTCACCACGATCCCGAAGTACGCGAACTCGCTCGACGGCGTCGCCGCGAACCTGGCGAACACGGTCAACACCCTGCACGCCGGCGGGTACGGCCTGGACGGCGTGACCGGCCGCGCGTTCTTCACCGGCAGCACCGCCGAGTCGATCAAGGTGGCGTTCGACAACCCGGACTTCGTGGCGGCGTCCTCGACGGCCGGCACGTTCGACGCCGCGAACGCGGACGCGCTCGCGGACCTGGCGACCACGCCGGGCGGAGCGGGCGAGACGTACGCCGTCATGATCGCGAACCTCGGCGTGGAGGCGCAGTCGGTCGACCGCCGGCAGGCGATCCAGGCCGTGGTCACCCAGGACACCGACGCGGCGCGGGAGTCGTTCGCCGGCGTCAACCTGGATGAGGAGATGACCCAGCTGATCACGTACCAGCGTGGGTACGAGGCGGCATCCCGGGTGCTCACCGCGGTCGACGAGATGCTCGACGTACTGATCAACCGCATGGCGGTCTAGGAGGTCTGCGCGATGGCGATGCAGCTCAGGGTCACCGACGGTGCCATCACCAACCGGGTGCTGGCCAACCTGCAGGGAAACCTGACCCGGGTCGGCAACCTGCAGGAACAACTCTCCAGCGGCAAGCAGATCAGCCGCCCGTCCGACTCGCCGACCGGCACGGTCTCGGCCATGCAGCTGCGCGGCGAGTCGCGCGCGGTGCAGCAGTACACCCGCAACGCCTCGGACGGGCTGGGCTGGCTCGGCGTCATCGACACGGCGCTGACCAGTTCGCTCTCCCAGACCGGCAAGGTGCGGGAACTGGTGTTGCAGGGCATGTCGGCCGGCACCGCGTCCACGCCGGACGCGCGCGAGG
This genomic interval carries:
- the flgK gene encoding flagellar hook-associated protein FlgK; amino-acid sequence: MASTFSGITTALSSLYAQRRALDVAGQNIANANTEGYTRQRVQMTSASGNTMPTMWSTSDGIGNGVAISDIRRTRDEFLEGRGREERANISYLTNQKQQFVTIENTFAEPSDTALQHQLGELWGAFGDVANNPNDKAIRTALIQQGNTVVDGIHSAYNALGAQWKANRDQADALATEVNTLAKNIAQLNTTIQRATAAGLPVNEMADQRDVQLMKLSELTGATASIQADGTAAVYLGGSGLVQGVTAREIRVTGADRLQNQTGDPANSVAVRWADSGTPAQVGGTLASIQDTLVTTIPKYANSLDGVAANLANTVNTLHAGGYGLDGVTGRAFFTGSTAESIKVAFDNPDFVAASSTAGTFDAANADALADLATTPGGAGETYAVMIANLGVEAQSVDRRQAIQAVVTQDTDAARESFAGVNLDEEMTQLITYQRGYEAASRVLTAVDEMLDVLINRMAV
- the flgN gene encoding flagellar export chaperone FlgN yields the protein MSLIELSSVLWRTRELMELLLFKLEEEQVLLASGRSRWLAHATREVEMVLEQMRETEVIRAAHAQAAAVELGLSPEASLGEIADAAAAPWSDLLHEHRKSFLTLTAEISGLAATNRDLLSAGQRAARETMMIIAGSVETYGPQGQSVSVGHRARLVDEAI